The segment CGTCCTCGTCCTCGACGGGGAGTCGCGAGATGCCGTTCTCGCGCAGGCGATTGATCGCTTGCCCGAGCGTCCCGGACTCCTCGATGACCACGGCGTCCTCGGTGTAGATGTCGGCGACGGTGAGCGCGTCGAGGTTGTGGAGGACGGCGTCGAGGATGCCGTCGACGGTGACGATACCCCAGAGGTTGTCGCCCTCGAAGACGGGTGCGACCTTCACGCCACCCTCGACGAGGACGCGCGCGGTCTCCCGGACGTCCTCGTGACGCGAGACCTTCGGCGCGGGCGCGTTCCGCGAGGGCTTGACGAGCGCGGCGACCTTCGCGTCGTCCTCGACGTGAGACTGCAGGAGCTCTCGTTCGCTGAGGACGCCCTCGTAGGCGCCGTCGCGCGTGACGATGATGCCCTTGAGGTTGTCCTCGGTGAAGCGAGAGCGCACCTTCCCGAGGCGCGTGCCGACGTCGACTTCCACGTAGTCCTCGGTCGCAATATCAGAAATATTCATTCCACCTCGACGGTTCGCCGGCAGGACTATTTAAGGTACCGCCAAGACCGATGCCGCTGGAAGCACCGCAACCGCTACGGCGTGCGGTCTCGTAGCCCGACCCCGGCGCCGTCTCCCCATACCTCGTCCCTCGCGGCGTCGACGTCGACGGGGCGGAAACCGACGCGCTTTAGCCCGTTCTCGCGCTTCCAGCGTGCATGCAGCGACTTCGGCAGTCCGTCCACGACGCGCCCGTCGTGGAGCGCGACGGCTACCGCTACCTCGTCCATCCCGTCAGCAACGGCATCCCGACGCTCGACCCGCGCCTGATGCGCGAGGTCGTCAACGGCCTCCTTCGCCTCGTCGACTTCGAGGACGCCGACGTCATCGTGACGCCCGTGACGATGGGCGTGCACGTCGCGACGGCCCTCTCGCTGACGACGGACGTCCCGCTCGTCGTCATCCGCTCTCGCGAGTACGGGTTCGACGACGAGGTCCCCTTCGAGCACCCGGACGGTCAGTACTACCTGAACGACGTGACCGCGGGCGACCGCGTCGTCGTCGTCGACGACCTCGTGAACACGGGCCAGAGCATCGCCGCCGTCGTCGAGGCGCTCGACGACGTCGGCGCGGAACTGCTCGACGTCGCGTGCGTCCTGCGTCGCGTCGACTCCCGGGACGACCTCGCGGCCGTGGACGTCAAGCGGCTGCTCGACGTCGCGGTCACCGACGACGGCGTCGAGATCGTCGACGAGTAACTGGCCGGCTACACGCGCTCGCGGACGCGACCACGGCGACGAGGTCGACGGACGGATCTCGAGTTATCCAGGTAGCAGGGCTCTCGCGAGCCGAATCCTGGACTGGGCCCGACCCGACGTCGAAGGTTCTTACGTGACGGATACCGGTCTGGGCCCGGTTCGTACCGAATTTCTAAGTATACCCACGATGAAGTGGGATGCGAACACGTCTCATGGTGCCACTCGTCACGCTGCTCGTGGGGGTGCTCGTGCCCGGGCAGATCGTCCCGGAGGGGTCGCGGTCGGTCGTCTTCCAGCAGATCTACGGCGTCTTCCTCGTCCTGGGGACGATCGTCGGCATCGTCGTCACCGTCTACATGGTCTGGAAGGCCTGGAAGTACCGGGCCAGTGCCGACCACGGCGACGACGAGAATCGCCCGGAACTCGGTGAACTGCCCAGCGGTGGCGGCGGCGGCCGGAAGCTGTTCCTCTCGTTCTCGCTCTCTGCGATCATCGTCGTCTCCCTGATCTCCTGGACGTACTTCACGCTCCTGTACGTCGAGAACCCGGAGCCGATCCAGGACGAGGAACCGATGACCGTCGAGGTGATCGGCCACCAGTTCTACTGGGAGTTCGTCTACCCGAACGGGCACACGACCCAGGACCAGCTCGTGATCCCCGAGGACCGACGGATACGCCTCGAAGTGACGTCCGCGGACGTCTTCCACAACTTCGGGATCCCCGAGTTGCGCGCGAAGGCCGACGCCATCCCCGGCCAGCAGACGAGTACGTGGTTCCTCGCCGAGGACACCGGGACGTACCAGGCGAACTGCTACGAGCTCTGCGGGCAGGGCCACTCGCACATGTCCGGGACCGTTCGCGTCCTCACCCAGTCCGAGTTCGAGACCTGGTACGCGAACACGACCAACGAGTCGGCGAACGCCACGGCGAACGAGAGCGGGAACGACACCGCGAGCGTGATGGGGTCGACTGCTAACGTACCGAGCGTGATGGGGTCGGAGGGAGCGACGACGGGCGCGGTCGCGACGTCGACCGTGGCGCCGGCGTCGCCGACGGCCGCCCCCGCCCGGCACGCACCAGTGGCGCACCGCCAGCACGGAGAGGTGGTCTGACATGACCGACGACAGCATGAACGACACCACGAGTTCGACGGACCGACGGCCCGACGACGCACCGACCGACGGCACGCGAACCGACGGCGGCGAATCGACCGACGTCGGCGCGCGAACCGACGGCGGTGCGCTCGAGGCCGCCGACCACGCGCACGACGAGCACGGGCTCCCGCCGACGAGTGCCGTGAAGCGCTGGTTCATCACGACGAACCACAAGGACGTCGGGCTGCTGTACATCGCGACGTCGCTGTCCTTCCTCGTGCTCGGCGGCGTGCTCGCGCTCCTGCTCCGTACGCAGCTCTGGGTGCCGCGCACGCCCGGCGCCGGCCCGCTCTCCGCGATGGCGTACAACCAGGCCGTCTCCGTGCACGGCCTCGTGATGGTGTTCTGGTTCCTGTCGCCGTTCGCGTTCGGGTTCGCGAACTACGTCGTCCCCCTCCAGATGGGCGCGAAGGACCTCGCGTTCCCGCGACTGAACGCGCTCAGCTACTGGCTGTACCTCGTCTCCGGCATCCTCCTGTTCGTCTCGTTCTTCCAGGGCGGGTCGTTCGCGGGCGGCTGGACGATGTACGCGCCACTGAACCTCCCGACGTTCACGCCGAGCGTCGGCGGGAGCGCCGCCATCCTCGCACTCATGCTGTTCGTCGCGAGCGTCACGGTGTCCTCGGTGAACTTCCTGACGACCATGCATCGCATGCGCGCCGAAGGCCTCACGCTCCGCCGACTCCCGCTGTTCTCGTGGACGATCCTGCTGACCGTCTGGATGATGCTGTTCGCGTTCGCCGCGCTCCTGGCGGCACTCCTCATCCTCTCCGCGGACCGCCTGCTCGGCACGACGTACTTCGCCGTCAACGGCGCCGCCGGGTCGCTGCTGTGGACGCACCTGTTCTGGTTCTTCGGGCACCCCGAGGTCTACATCGTCTTCTTCCCCGCCCTCGGCGTGATGGCGGAGACGTTCCAGACGTTCACGGGCCGCCGCATCGTCGGCCGGAAGTGGTTCATCGCCGCGATGGTCCTGGTGGCGCTCCAGAGCTTCATCGTCTGGATGCACCACATGTTCCTCACGTCGATCAACCTCGAGATCAAGACGCTGTTCATGGCGACCACCATCGGCATCTCGCTGCCGTTCGACCTGATGGTGTTCTCGCTGATCTACACGATGGTGAAGGGCCGCATCCGGTTCAAGACGCCGTTCCTGTTCAGCTTCGGCGGCCTGCTACTGTTCATCCTCGGCGGCATCACGGGCGTGTTCCTGGGCGCGGTCGTCCTCGACTACGAGTTCCGCGGGACGTACTGGGTGGTCGCGCACTTCCACTACGTGATGGTCGGCGGCGTCACCGCCCTCATCGGCGGCCTCTACTACTGGTACCCGAAGATGACCGGGCGGATGTACGACGAGTTCCTCGGGAAACTCCACTTCGGACTGTACTTCGTCGGGTTCAACCTGCTGTACTTCCCGATGTTCGTCGCCTGGGAGACCCCGCGGCGCGTGTTCGCGTACGACCCGAGCATGACGATCTGGCACCAGCTGTCGACCGTCGGCGCGGTCGTCCTCGGCGGGTCGTTCCTGATCATGTTCTACAACCTCATCACGTCCGCGTACCGGGGCGAGCGCGCGGACGACGACCCGTGGGCGTACGTCACGACCGCCGAGTGGGCGGTGTCCTCGCCGCCGCCCCTGGAGAACTTCCCGGGCTTGCCGTCGTACGCGAGCGGGAAGCTCGCGTTCCTCGGCGGCGACAGCGAGAGTCTCGAGACCGTCGACGACGACGCGCCCGCCGCGGCGGACGGCAGCGGTGGTGCGGCGACCGACGGCGGTGGCCGTGGTGGTGGCGGCGGCGCAGCGACCGACGGCGGCGGTGGCGGCGCCACGACGGACGGTGGCGCACCCGCGACCGCGTCCGCGTCGGACGCGCTCGCCGCGTCGAGCCACACCGAGGCGGAGGTTCACGCCGGCGAGGAGCACCACGCGAGCCACGCGAGCATCTGGCCGTTCCTCGTCAGCGTCGGCGCGCTCCTCCTGTTCTTCGGCCTCTCCGGGTACACGAACCAGTCGTTCCCAGAGGGCACGATGGGCACCGTCTACGCGGGATCGACCGGGGTCGGCCTGCTCTGGCTGTTCGCGTCGCTCGTCGGCATGGCCCGAGAGTCATTCACCGGCCCGAGTGGCCCGTACGGCGAGAGCTGGCCGTTCGAGAAGGTGTCGAACATGAAGACGGGGATGTGGATATTCCTCGCGAGCGACGTCGTTCTCTTCGGCGCGTTCATCGGCGCGTACGTCTTCCTCCGATTCGCTTCGGGCTGGATCGGCTGGGAGCCGATCCCGGAGAACATCGTGCCCGGCCTCATCAACACGTACGTCCTGTTGACGAGCAGCTTCACGGTCATCCTCGCGCTCGAGGCCGCGGAACGAAAGAGCCGCGGCGGCGTCGTCGCGAGCCTCGCCGCGACGCTGATCCTCGGCCTCGGGTTCCTCGGGAACAAGGTCATCGAGTGGGAGCACCTGTTCCACGAGGGCATCTGGATCGACACCAGCATCCGCGCGTCGACGTACTTCCTGACGACGGGCCTGCACGGCGCGCACGTCATCGTCGGCCTCATAATCACGCTCTACATGATCCCGAGAGCGTGGGGTGGCGCGTACCTCGACGACAGCGGGCCGATCGAGTACTTCGGGCTGTACTGGCACTTCGTGGACATCGTGTGGCTGTTCCTGTTCCCGCTGTTCTACATCCTCTAGACCAATGACCAGACTCAAACTTTACACGGCGATATACGTCGTCCTGTTCGTGTCGGCGACCGTCCAGGTGCTCGTCGAGCAGATGGAGATGTCGTACACGATGGCGCTCGGCATCATCATGGCGCTGTCGTTCGCGAAGGCCGGTATCGTCGCGGCCTACTACCAGCACTTGCGCTGGGAGCCCCGGTCGCTGACGTACCTCGTCGGCATCGGACTGCTGGCGGCGCTCGCGCTGACCGTCGCGGCGACGTACTCCATCACCCCATGACGCCGCTCTCGAACCCGGTCACGCTGGCCGTCGTGTGCGCGTTCGTGCTCGTGCAGGTGCCGCTGGTCGCGTACCTCGCGAAGCACGTCGCGCTCGACGGCGACGCGGACCGCCCGGACCCGACCGACGGCTACGTGACGTACGGGACGGCGGACGCTCGCCCGGCGACGAACGAACTGGCGATCGACGCCGGCGACGTCGACGGCGCCGGCGGCGGACGGTCGTGCCCGCACTGCGGTGGCGTCATCGACGACGGCTACGAGTACTGCGGGGCGTGCGCGGGCCGGATCCGGGACGCGGCCAGCCCCCACGGCGGGCCGCGGCGTGGGCACGGGGGGTCGCGATGACGCGGCGCGAACTCGGGGGGTCGCGATGACGTCCCGTCGCGAGCGCGCGCTATGGGTGGTGCTGTTCTCGCTGGCGCCCGCGACCGGCATCGCGTTCGCGACCGCGAAGGTGAGTGCGCGAACCGTCTTCGACCCTCTCGTCGGCGTCGCGTTCGTCGGCGCGGCGATCGGGATGTTCCTGCTCGTGTTCGGCGCGACGAGCGTCGGCTCGACGAACGTCCCCGAGCGGGGCTTCGAGTGACGCGGTCGGTTCGCTGCCGTCGCGCCACCCCATTTCGACGCCCGGCGTGGCGTGCTAACGCACCCCGTACGTTTAGGAGGGCGGCCGCCGAATGGGCGCGTAGACGATGGGATTCGAAGGCTTCGCGTACCTCGCAGGCGTCGTCGGCGTCGCGATCGGGATGGCCGGACTGCTCGCCGCCGAGTACTTCGACGGCGTCGACATCCTCCTCCCGGTCGGGGGCGTCGTCGCGCTGGGTTCCGTCGGCGCGATCACGTACCTCGTCAGTCGTCACGACCCGCCAGCGCACGGCGAACACTGACCGGGGCTCGTGGAACCAAGACGGTTACGGCCCAAAGGCCGTCACAGGTAGCCGCCGCCGAGCGCCATCATGTACGCGAGGACGACGACCGTGTACAGGACGGCGAGCGCGGCGACGACCTTGAGGTGGAAGTAGAACAGTTCGTCGTCCTCGGCCGCGAACGCCGCCTCGTACGCCTCGCGCTCGCTCGCCGAGCAGACCGACTCGTGAACCTCGCCGACGTGGAGGTCCCGCGCGGCCACCGCCGCGAACGGACGCTCGCAGTACGGGCACGACGCCGCGACCGCCTCGCCCTCGCGGACGAGCGTCTCGAATCCAGCTGGCGACGACCGCGACGCGTCGTCGGCCCCGTCGACGCCCCGTCGATCGCTGGCCTCGTTGGTACTGGCGGCACTGCTCTCGCGCTGGGCGGCGTCGGTGCCGGTGGGTCGATTTTCGGTCATAAGTAGGCT is part of the Halorubellus sp. JP-L1 genome and harbors:
- a CDS encoding adenine phosphoribosyltransferase encodes the protein MQRLRQSVHDAPVVERDGYRYLVHPVSNGIPTLDPRLMREVVNGLLRLVDFEDADVIVTPVTMGVHVATALSLTTDVPLVVIRSREYGFDDEVPFEHPDGQYYLNDVTAGDRVVVVDDLVNTGQSIAAVVEALDDVGAELLDVACVLRRVDSRDDLAAVDVKRLLDVAVTDDGVEIVDE
- a CDS encoding cbb3-type cytochrome c oxidase subunit I — translated: MNDTTSSTDRRPDDAPTDGTRTDGGESTDVGARTDGGALEAADHAHDEHGLPPTSAVKRWFITTNHKDVGLLYIATSLSFLVLGGVLALLLRTQLWVPRTPGAGPLSAMAYNQAVSVHGLVMVFWFLSPFAFGFANYVVPLQMGAKDLAFPRLNALSYWLYLVSGILLFVSFFQGGSFAGGWTMYAPLNLPTFTPSVGGSAAILALMLFVASVTVSSVNFLTTMHRMRAEGLTLRRLPLFSWTILLTVWMMLFAFAALLAALLILSADRLLGTTYFAVNGAAGSLLWTHLFWFFGHPEVYIVFFPALGVMAETFQTFTGRRIVGRKWFIAAMVLVALQSFIVWMHHMFLTSINLEIKTLFMATTIGISLPFDLMVFSLIYTMVKGRIRFKTPFLFSFGGLLLFILGGITGVFLGAVVLDYEFRGTYWVVAHFHYVMVGGVTALIGGLYYWYPKMTGRMYDEFLGKLHFGLYFVGFNLLYFPMFVAWETPRRVFAYDPSMTIWHQLSTVGAVVLGGSFLIMFYNLITSAYRGERADDDPWAYVTTAEWAVSSPPPLENFPGLPSYASGKLAFLGGDSESLETVDDDAPAAADGSGGAATDGGGRGGGGGAATDGGGGGATTDGGAPATASASDALAASSHTEAEVHAGEEHHASHASIWPFLVSVGALLLFFGLSGYTNQSFPEGTMGTVYAGSTGVGLLWLFASLVGMARESFTGPSGPYGESWPFEKVSNMKTGMWIFLASDVVLFGAFIGAYVFLRFASGWIGWEPIPENIVPGLINTYVLLTSSFTVILALEAAERKSRGGVVASLAATLILGLGFLGNKVIEWEHLFHEGIWIDTSIRASTYFLTTGLHGAHVIVGLIITLYMIPRAWGGAYLDDSGPIEYFGLYWHFVDIVWLFLFPLFYIL
- a CDS encoding cytochrome C oxidase subunit IV family protein, translated to MTRLKLYTAIYVVLFVSATVQVLVEQMEMSYTMALGIIMALSFAKAGIVAAYYQHLRWEPRSLTYLVGIGLLAALALTVAATYSITP
- the coxB gene encoding cytochrome c oxidase subunit II; translation: MVPLVTLLVGVLVPGQIVPEGSRSVVFQQIYGVFLVLGTIVGIVVTVYMVWKAWKYRASADHGDDENRPELGELPSGGGGGRKLFLSFSLSAIIVVSLISWTYFTLLYVENPEPIQDEEPMTVEVIGHQFYWEFVYPNGHTTQDQLVIPEDRRIRLEVTSADVFHNFGIPELRAKADAIPGQQTSTWFLAEDTGTYQANCYELCGQGHSHMSGTVRVLTQSEFETWYANTTNESANATANESGNDTASVMGSTANVPSVMGSEGATTGAVATSTVAPASPTAAPARHAPVAHRQHGEVV
- a CDS encoding DNA-binding protein, which produces MTENRPTGTDAAQRESSAASTNEASDRRGVDGADDASRSSPAGFETLVREGEAVAASCPYCERPFAAVAARDLHVGEVHESVCSASEREAYEAAFAAEDDELFYFHLKVVAALAVLYTVVVLAYMMALGGGYL